A stretch of Monomorium pharaonis isolate MP-MQ-018 chromosome 7, ASM1337386v2, whole genome shotgun sequence DNA encodes these proteins:
- the LOC105828958 gene encoding ubiquitin domain-containing protein 1 has protein sequence MGGCIGITRARNASINDTSENASRTNSGNTRKNHLLCHEVIRWKSDVPLTEGQLRSKRDEFWDTAPAFDGRKEIWDALRAGATAAEAQDYQLAQAILDGANISVPNGFLTECYDELGTRYQVPIYCLSYPINIVKEDSGRDSPADCSEPVNEGTEQTLKLRLSTTLGEVKLPVYSNDTIAIAKKKLQSQEGLEPSRQRWFFGGKLLGDKMHIEEAKVQPGYVIQVIVNPEKLDNSSGRIS, from the exons ATGGGAGGCTGCATAGGTATAACAAGGGCAAGAAATGCCTCGATCAATGATACATCAGAAAATGCGAGCAGAACTAATTCGG gaaatacaagaaaaaatcaTCTTTTATGTCACGAGGTAATCAGATGGAAATCTGATGTACCTCTGACGGAGGGTCAGCTGAGAAGTAAGCGAGATGAATTTTGGGACACTGCACCAGCATTTGATGGCCGTAAAGAGATTTGGGATGCACTGAGAGCAGGTGCAACTGCAGCAGAAGCACAGGATTATCAGTTGGCACAGGCCATATTAGATGGGGCTAATATTTCTGTACCAAATGGTTTCTTAACTGAATGTTACGACGAGTTAGGAACTCGTTATCAAGTAcctatttattgtttatccTATCCAATTAATATCGTAAAAGAAGATAGTGGAAGAGACTCACCTGCTGATTGCTCAG AACCAGTCAATGAAGGAACAGAACAAACTTTAAAACTTAGACTGTCAACTACCTTAGGAGAAGTTAAACTACCTGTTTATAGCAATGACACCATTGCTATcgctaagaaaaaattacag AGTCAAGAAGGTTTAGAACCTTCACGTCAAAGGTGGTTCTTTGGAGGTAAATTGCTTGGCGATAAAATGCATATAGAAGAAGCGAAGGTACAGCCAGGTTACGTAATACAAGTAATTGTAAATCCAGAGAAGTTAGATAACAGCTCTGGGAGGATTAGCTGA
- the LOC105828949 gene encoding cytochrome c oxidase assembly protein COX15 homolog isoform X2 has protein sequence MFNVVRYHTKVLGVYNATRHILGRQQHLFVRADVVRCNNVSLKEYCSKFLLQKRPLQRVNVVIRNYASKPSSKRDKIVGSWLLTCGGMVFVAVALGGITRLTESGLSMVTWKLLGEKMPLDETQWLSEFERYKQFPEYKITNYNMTLEEFKRIWWMEYLHRMWGRLIGGVFVIPATYFWYKDHLIPAEKLTANLSGTVITSSALKAVKRFKKLIHSTKGLVFLTALSGAFVAGMDAGLIYNTFPKMADKWIPDDILGISPVLRNFTENPATVQFDHRILGITTIALITCLGILSRKHRLPGRGRKAVAAVLCAGYLQVLLGISTLLYHVPLTLAASHQSGSLILLSTIIWLCHELRYLGKFAK, from the exons ATGTTTAATGTCGTGAGATATCATACGAAAGTATTAGGAGTGTATAACGCTACGAGACACATACTTGGCCGACAGCAACACCTGTTTGTGAGAGCCGACGTCGTGCGATGTAATAATGTTTCCTTAAAGGAATACTgttcaaaatttctattacAAAAG aGACCACTTCAGCGAGTGAACGTCGTAATTCGTAATTATGCCTCAAAACCGAGCAGTAAACGTGACAAAATTGTGGGATCCTGGTTGCTCACTTGTGGTGGCATGGTTTTCGTAGCGGTCGCACTAG GTGGTATAACAAGACTTACCGAATCAGGCTTGTCTATGGTCACTTGGAAATTGCTAGGAGAGAAAATGCCCCTCGACGAGACCCAATGGCTCTCTGAATTTGAACGTTACAAACAATTTCctgaatataaaat CACCAACTACAATATGACATTGGAAGAGTTCAAACGTATCTGGTGGATGGAATATTTGCATAGAATGTGGGGACGTTTAATTGGCGGTGTATTTGTAATTCCAGCGACATACTTTTGGTATAAAG ATCATCTGATTCCTGCTGAAAAGCTAACTGCTAATCTGTCTGGTACCGTAATCACAAGTAGTGCACTGAAAGCAGTGaaaaggtttaaaaaattaattcactcGACAAAAGGGCTGGTATTTCTCACCGCTCTATCAGGAGCATTTGTAGCTGGAATGGACGCTGgtcttatttataatactttccCAAAAATGGCCGATAAATGGATACCTGATGATATACTTGGTATATCTCCAGTATTAAGAAACTTCACGGAAAATCCAGCTACTGTTCAATTTGATCACAGGATATTG GGAATCACTACCATAGCATTGATTACTTGTTTGGGTATTCTGTCTCGTAAACATAGACTTCCTGGTCGAGGAAGAAAGGCTGTAGCCGCGGTACTTTGTGCCGGTTACCTTCAAGTACTTTTAGGTATTTCGACTTTATTATATCATGTTCCTCTAACACTAGCTGCGTCGCATCAATCTGGTAGTCTCATACTTTTAAGTACTATAATTTGGTTGTGTCATGAACTGAGATATTTAGGAAAGTTTGCTAAGTAA
- the LOC105828949 gene encoding cytochrome c oxidase assembly protein COX15 homolog isoform X1 — MFNVVRYHTKVLGVYNATRHILGRQQHLFVRADVVRCNNVSLKEYCSKFLLQKRPLQRVNVVIRNYASKPSSKRDKIVGSWLLTCGGMVFVAVALGGITRLTESGLSMVTWKLLGEKMPLDETQWLSEFERYKQFPEYKITNYNMTLEEFKRIWWMEYLHRMWGRLIGGVFVIPATYFWYKGMLKPGMKTRVVVLGSLIGLQGLMGWYMVKSGLEDRFIEPSDVPRVSQYRLAAHLGLALLLYTGFLYNALDHLIPAEKLTANLSGTVITSSALKAVKRFKKLIHSTKGLVFLTALSGAFVAGMDAGLIYNTFPKMADKWIPDDILGISPVLRNFTENPATVQFDHRILGITTIALITCLGILSRKHRLPGRGRKAVAAVLCAGYLQVLLGISTLLYHVPLTLAASHQSGSLILLSTIIWLCHELRYLGKFAK, encoded by the exons ATGTTTAATGTCGTGAGATATCATACGAAAGTATTAGGAGTGTATAACGCTACGAGACACATACTTGGCCGACAGCAACACCTGTTTGTGAGAGCCGACGTCGTGCGATGTAATAATGTTTCCTTAAAGGAATACTgttcaaaatttctattacAAAAG aGACCACTTCAGCGAGTGAACGTCGTAATTCGTAATTATGCCTCAAAACCGAGCAGTAAACGTGACAAAATTGTGGGATCCTGGTTGCTCACTTGTGGTGGCATGGTTTTCGTAGCGGTCGCACTAG GTGGTATAACAAGACTTACCGAATCAGGCTTGTCTATGGTCACTTGGAAATTGCTAGGAGAGAAAATGCCCCTCGACGAGACCCAATGGCTCTCTGAATTTGAACGTTACAAACAATTTCctgaatataaaat CACCAACTACAATATGACATTGGAAGAGTTCAAACGTATCTGGTGGATGGAATATTTGCATAGAATGTGGGGACGTTTAATTGGCGGTGTATTTGTAATTCCAGCGACATACTTTTGGTATAAAGGTATGCTAAAACCTGGAATGAAAACGCGCGTTGTTGTCTTAGGATCGCTAATTGGCTTGCAAGGACTCATGGGATGGTACATGGTTAAATCTGGATTGGAAGATCGTTTTATAGAACCTTCCGACGTTCCGCGGGTGTCGCAGTATCGTTTAGCTGCACATCTCGGATTGGCATTGCTTTTGTATACCGGATTTCTTTATAACGCTTTAGATCATCTGATTCCTGCTGAAAAGCTAACTGCTAATCTGTCTGGTACCGTAATCACAAGTAGTGCACTGAAAGCAGTGaaaaggtttaaaaaattaattcactcGACAAAAGGGCTGGTATTTCTCACCGCTCTATCAGGAGCATTTGTAGCTGGAATGGACGCTGgtcttatttataatactttccCAAAAATGGCCGATAAATGGATACCTGATGATATACTTGGTATATCTCCAGTATTAAGAAACTTCACGGAAAATCCAGCTACTGTTCAATTTGATCACAGGATATTG GGAATCACTACCATAGCATTGATTACTTGTTTGGGTATTCTGTCTCGTAAACATAGACTTCCTGGTCGAGGAAGAAAGGCTGTAGCCGCGGTACTTTGTGCCGGTTACCTTCAAGTACTTTTAGGTATTTCGACTTTATTATATCATGTTCCTCTAACACTAGCTGCGTCGCATCAATCTGGTAGTCTCATACTTTTAAGTACTATAATTTGGTTGTGTCATGAACTGAGATATTTAGGAAAGTTTGCTAAGTAA
- the LOC105828948 gene encoding MMS19 nucleotide excision repair protein homolog has translation MASSPNFDLIERLEISFKDTTALSSLCKHIASEIESGSMKLCTFVEILGSYMTDQNVLTREKGVTALSTVLSHLSQDYLTESELHFITMFYCDRMKDHYSIIPSVLNGIQAIVTMSHLPEDASQSLLRIMFEHVQCQSQLLPERRKIYLILKNLIDTRSDNLRSMGSDLIYGIISSMDGERDPNNLMLLFNMLPRFIKEFPLGHLTEEMFEVMACYFPVDFNPSGMEALNVTREDLAEKLAPCLCAVPEFANYCLPLIIDKSCSTLTVAKLDSFNLLRESVQTFGLSKIESYLPDLWAVLKKEVMPGRDIETRDAALQAMTSLIKVISVDETVCKNFIDKIITDLKWSLCDVQLSLYRPAQTLLETIAAINKTICVQILKAVIPLCIGQYSTKTSLNDKIVLIETLNNFMKISSDHDIYIQDIPELSWTNISQMYLDSLTAESIELKSKIFFGLTIQKMRLNDVQRSILYNAICNEIEKGCDKIQIICHTTIIDFAVLYLEEISMLVKERLLSNIDETEIELLKRRIKALSAIAKIRELGCVILPKIVTMITNTVNTDICITTLLNIQKLIGLKKSDYNIHQFLYKECHIIDKLILYETNVVDYKKLISNICQLIIRNITIEEQRAIVAKYTTALNTKNPETDVTIMMNLFISLRKDIDLNINNNMVENLYNLATNNCNLDIRQTSCKFLSVLLNKMKVSELDRIVSCLEDKINNNLNANNDIKLKQHTVNFQIWMTKALIMRGYAKSQYFLENLTHLLSHDELGQFIGEQYQILVNKYEDILITENFCNVKIFYKQRVFEYLLRQNINFKNMSRQNYLIALVHLLEQIPEELLFLHLTKLVPLLIESLSLSNEYLVLWTLMSFKLLLDTKHDVFSDNLQCIIPRLMQLSTHRIMGVRIAALECLAHYANYPTILINPYKQTVLDKLGIIIDDRKRLVRKAAVDARTRWYLVGASEEQSKE, from the exons ATGGCCTCGTCTCcgaattttgatttaatcgAACGATTGGAAATTAGTTTCAAAGATACAACGGCTCTAAGTTCATTATGCAAACATATAGCTTCCG AAATAGAATCAGGTTCTATGAAACTATGCACATTTGTGGAGATACTAGGTTCTTACATGACAGACCAAAATGTTCTCACAAGGGAAAAAGGGGTTACGGCACTGTCTACTGTCTTATCCCATTTATCCCAAGATTATCTTACTGAATcagaattacattttattacaatgttttACTGCGACCGGATGAAGGATCATTATAGTATTATACCATCTGTACTAAATGGTATTCAAGCAATT gtgaCTATGAGTCATTTGCCTGAAGACGCATCACAGTCCTTGTTAAGAATTATGTTTGAGCATGTTCAGTGTCAATCTCAGCTGTTACCTGAACGtcgtaaaatatatctaatacttaaaaatttaatagacaCTAGGTCAGATAATTTGAGATCTATGGGTTCAGATTTAATTTATGGTATTATAAGCTCTATGGATGGTGAAAGAGATCCAAATAATCTCATGTTACTGTTTAATATGCTACCacgttttataaaagaatttccatTAGGTCATTTAACTGAAGAAATGTTTGAAGTTATGGCATGCTATTTTCCAGTTGATTTTAATcct TCTGGTATGGAGGCTCTAAATGTAACACGAGAAGATTTGGCAGAAAAATTAGCACCTTGTTTATGTGCCGTTCCAGAGTTTGCGAATTATTGTTTACCTCTTATAATTGACAAATCATGTTCTACTCTCACTGTTGCTAAACTGGATTCCTTCAACCTATTACGTGAAAGTGTTCAAACGTTTGGGTTATCAAAAATAGAATCATATTTACCTGACCTATGGGCAGTTTTGAAGAAGGAAGTAATGCCAGGAAGGGACATTGAAACAAGAGACGCTGCTTTACAAGCAATGACgtctttaattaaagttatatcaGTCGATGAGACtgtttgcaaaaattttattgacaaaataatcACTGATCTAAAATGGTCGTTATGCGATGTGCAACTGAGTTTATATAGACCTGCCCAAACGCTATTGGAAACAATAGCTGCAATTAACAAAACGATATGTGTACAAATCTTGAAAGCTGTAATACCTCTGTGTATTGGACAATATTCTACAAAGACTTCGTTAAACGACAAAATTGTATTGATAgaaacattaaacaatttcatGAAGATATCTTCCGATCATGACATTTACATTCAAG atattcCAGAATTATCATGGACAAATATATCTCAAATGTATTTAGATAGCTTGACAGCAGAaagtattgaattaaaaagtaaaatattctttggtTTAACAATTCAAAAGATGCGTTTAAACGACGTGCAACGTTCTATATTATACAATGCAATATGCAATGAAATTGAAAAAGGATgcgataaaatacaaattatatgtcATACAACTATTATAGACTTTGCTGTGTTATATCTTGAAGAAATATCAATGTTAGTTAAAGAGAGATTATTGTCCAACATAG atgAAACGGAAATAGAATTACTGAAACGTAGAATAAAAGCTTTATCAGCAATTGCAAAAATACGTGAACTAGGCTGTGTGATACTTccaaaaattgttacaatgaTAACAAATACTGTTAATACTGATATATGTATTACGACTTTACTGAATATCCAGAAGTTAATTGGTTTAAAGAAATCTGATTACAATATACATCAATTTCTGTATAAGGAATGccatattattgataaattaattttatatgagaCAAATGTTGTcgattataaaaagttaatatctaatatatgCCAGTTAATTATACGAAATATAACAATCGAAGAACAACGTGCAATTGTAGCGAAATACACTACAGCTTTGAATACAAAAAATCCTGAAACTGATGTAACTATAATGAtgaatcttttcatttctttacggaaagatatcgatctaaatataaataataatatggtggaaaatttgtataatctAGCAACTAACAATTGTAATCTGGATATAAGGCAAACAAGCTGTAAATTTCTATCTGTGttactaaataaaatgaaagtgTCAGAGCTTGATAGAATTGTGTCTTGTttagaagataaaataaataataatttaaatgcaaacaatgacattaaattgaaacaaCATACAGTTAACTTTCAAATTTGGATGACTAAAGCACTTATCATGAGAGGATACGCAAAATCTCAATACTTTCTGGAAAAT CTTACACACTTATTAAGTCACGATGAACTAGGTCAATTTATAGGTgaacaatatcaaattttagtaaataaatatgaggATATTTTGATAACAGAAAATTTctgcaatgtaaaaattttttacaaacaaagAGTGTTTGAATATTTGTTGcggcaaaatattaattttaaaaacatgtcAAGACAGAATTATCTTATCGCTTTAGTACATTTACTAGAACAAATACctgaagaattattatttttgcatttaacaaAG TTGGTGCCACTGTTGATCGAGTCTCTTTCTCTTAGTAATGAGTATTTAGTTCTCTGGACATTGATGTCATTTAAACTATTACTTGATACTAAACATGACGTATTTTCTGATAATTTACAATGTATTATACCGCGGCTTATGCAACTATCAACGCATCGGATTATg GGTGTTAGAATTGCGGCCCTAGAATGTCTAGCGCATTATGCTAATTATCCAACTATTCTAATAAACCCGTACAAGCAAACTGTGTTAGATAAATTGGGGATAATAATCGACGATCGCAAACGCTTAGTTAGGAAGGCTGCAGTGGATGCGAGAACACGATGGTACTTAGTGGGTGCATCTGAAGAACAGTCAAAGGAATGA
- the LOC105828950 gene encoding MORN repeat-containing protein 4 homolog, which yields MGDGVAKSGAYKYDDGTKYIGDWNRRGLKHGAGLLVLPDGTRYDGAFQNGLCSGLGVIVFPDGAKYEGEFMQGWFHGHGVFWRADGMKFEGEFRGGRVWGLGLVTYADESHGFPRNEGFFQDCRLVRRRRCPDIIQKAQKISMMARAQCS from the exons ATGGGTGATG GTGTAGCAAAGAGTGGTGCGTACAAATATGACGACGGAACAAAATATATCGGCGATTGGAACCGTAGAGGATTGAAACACGGCGCTGGCCTATTGGTGTTACCGGATGGAACGCGGTACGATGGAGCGTTTCAAAATGGATTATGCTCCGGCTTGGGAGTTATTGTATTTCCCGACGGAGCGAA GTATGAGGGAGAATTTATGCAAGGATGGTTTCACGGTCATGGTGTTTTCTGGCGAGCCGACGGAATGAAATTTGAAGGAGAATTTCGCGGAGGACGTGTCTGGGGTTTAG GTTTAGTAACTTATGCCGATGAATCGCATGGATTTCCGAGAAACGAAGGTTTCTTTCAAGATTGCAGATTAGTAAGACGACGACGTTGTCCTGACATAATACAGAAAGCgcaaaaaatttctatgaTGGCACGTGCTCAATGCAGTTAA
- the LOC105828951 gene encoding cuticle protein 67-like: MAAKLFVIACMLAAANAGYIGALPSALQYQIAPIAHVQPHAITSTSDNILRSPGNLAQVATQTKTIDTPFSSSSKADIRVTNPAITTYAHLAHPAPLTYATAAVPALQAVRPALGVAYSPAVEVSHMSYSSPIGIAYAY; the protein is encoded by the exons ATGGCAGCTAAG tTGTTCGTAATTGCCTGCATGCTGGCTGCGGCTAATGCCGGTTACATCGGAGCTCTGCCTTCCGCTCTGCAGTATCAGATCGCGCCAATAGCGCACGTTCAACCCCATGCCATCACGTCGACATCCGACAATATACTACGCAGCCCTGGTAATTTGGCGCAGGTAGCAACGCAAACCAAGACCATCGATACGCCTTTCTCTAGTTCGAGCAAAGCCGACATTCGCGTGACTAATCCGGCTATCACCACCTACGCTCATCTTGCTCATCCAGCCCCATTGACATACGCCACGGCCGCTGTACCAGCTCTACAAGCTGTGCGCCCAGCTCTCGGAGTCGCTTACTCGCCGGCCGTCGAAGTATCTCACATGAGCTACAGCAGCCCGATCGGAATCGCCTATGCCTACTAG
- the LOC105828952 gene encoding neuropeptide-like protein 32 has translation MFKLLVVFGLLAIANVYAGLVSAPALALKPAAIAIAPAPAIAVTKTAWAAPAWGGAAGWGNAGWNGAGAWGNNGAWGNGAWGNGAWGNGAWGAGLGLKG, from the exons ATGTTCAAA CTTCTGGTAGTCTTCGGCCTCTTGGCCATCGCAAACGTTTACGCCGGCTTGGTCAGTGCACCTGCGCTCGCTCTCAAGCCAGCTGCAATTGCCATCGCTCCTGCACCTGCGATTGCTGTTACTAAAA CTGCGTGGGCCGCTCCCGCGTGGGGTGGTGCTGCCGGTTGGGGTAATGCTGGCTGGAACGGTGCTGGCGCGTGGGGTAACAATGGCGCGTGGGGTAATGGTGCGTGGGGTAATGGCGCGTGGGGTAATGGCGCGTGGGGCGCTGGATTAGGACTTAAGGGCTAA
- the LOC105828943 gene encoding pyridoxal phosphate homeostasis protein — MATFKFGMAEIAANLKSICDKISYAATKRAPEYRYYEPRLVAVSKLQSTGSIVTAYEAGQRHFGENYVNELVEKACSPLILEKCKEIQWHFIGNLQRNKVNKVLSIPNLYVIETVCSDKLANALNNSWPKFRKSDDSKLNVMVQVNTSQEKEKNGCDVAQVSSIVKYVVQNCPNLNFMGLMTIGMFGYDITNGPNPDFICLIKCREKVCDELGINIKDIELSMGMSNDYEQAIELGSTNVRVGTVIFGERPQKN, encoded by the exons ATGGCAACATTTAAATTTGGTATGGCAGAAATAGCagcaaatttaaaatctatttgcGACAAGATATCCTATGCTGCCACGAAGAGAGCAccg GAGTATCGATATTATGAACCACGACTGGTAGCAGTTAGCAAATTACAATCCACAGGATCAATAGTAACTGCTTATGAGGCTGGTCAGAGACACTTTGgtgaaaattatgtaaacgAATTAGTGGAGAAGGCATGTAGCCCACTAATCCTTGAAAAATGCAAAGAAATTCAATGGCATTTTATAGGCAATTTACAAAGGAATAAGGTCAACAAAGTTTTAAGTATACCAAATTTATATGTCATAGAAACTGTCTGTAGTGACAAACTTGCAAATGCGCTCAATAATTCATGGccaaaatttcgaaaaagtGATGACAGCAAATTAAATGTCATGGTACAAGTTAACACAAGCCAAGAAAAGG aaaaaaatggttGCGATGTTGCACAAGTATCAAGCATTGTAAAATATGTTGTGCAGAATTGTcctaatttgaattttatgggCCTCATGACAATAGGAATGTTTGGCTATGATATTACAAATGGACCAAATcctgattttatttgtttaataaaatgtagagAAAAGGTGTGTGATGAATTGGGGATTAACATAAAAGACATCGAATTATCAATGGGAATGTCCAATGATTATGAACAAGCA ATTGAACTTGGCAGTACAAACGTAAGAGTAGGAACAGTTATTTTTGGTGAAAGACCAcaaaagaattga
- the LOC105828957 gene encoding uncharacterized protein LOC105828957, whose amino-acid sequence MGSSSQQDRSLGSGISLPQWMKGKMDNKFDFDEAAFSPPSYDDSFFYVRYPRSQNTQPQEGLKHIVNEVLNENIASSSNQITNEKSISDLKEVKQIDFSKHPLPCQPFIPVVNNKTVGDIKAHKSSASGNIKPKSQGTDDGFHGEPALCGKSIVHVANQMMSGKFTKIFTSDSRSQQMENTTKSVSKSLPATPLTSPSGTPDSSPKARRKVYVNRYFTGPFVPDKEKYQGNWLLSSILGQSREVIPAKIDEEDELFPDMEPPKPLHRKKSISSQNLTYIGKEEKSADKSVYVNVFEAKPSELREMNFWSPTSM is encoded by the exons ATGGGTTCTTCGAGCCAGCAAGATAGATCTCTCGGTAGTGGAATTTCATTGCCACAATGGATGAAAGGAAAAATGGATAACAA atttgactTTGATGAAGCCGCATTCAGTCCACCATCTTATGacgatagttttttttatgtaagatatCCGAGATCACAAAATACTCAACCACAAGAAGGTTTGAAGCACATTGTAAATGAGGTTTTGAACGAAAATATTGCAAGTTCCTCAAATCAGATAACGAATGAAAAATCTATTTCTGATTTGAAAGAAGTGAAGCAGATTGATTTTAGTAAACACCCTTTGCCGTGTCAACCATTTATACctgttgtaaataataaaacag TTGGTGATATTAAAGCACATAAATCTTCAGCAAGTGGAAATATAAAACCTAAATCACAGGGGACGGACGACGGTTTTCATGGTGAACCAGCGCTTTGTGGCAAATCGATTGTTCACGTAGCTAATCAAATGATGTCTGGTAAATTCACCAAAATATTCACATCGGATTCACGTTCTCAGCAAATGGAAAACACAACGAAAAGTGTCAGCAAGTCGTTGCCAGCAACACCTTTGACATCACCGTCAGGAACTCCTGATAGTTCGCCAAAAGCACGCAGAAAAGTTTATGTGAACCGATACTTTACGGGCCCGTTTGTAccagataaagaaaaatatcaggGTAATTGGCTTTTGTCAAGCATATTAGGTCAATCCAGAGAAGTCATTCCAGCAAAAATAGATGAGGAAGACGAGCTCTTTCCAGACATGGAACCACCCAAACCACTACATCGAAAAAAGTCGATATCTTCGCAAAATCTTACATATATaggaaaggaagaaaaatcGGCAGATAAATCTGTTTACGTAAACGTATTCGAAGCTAAACCGTCTGAATTAAGAGAGATGAATTTTTGGTCACCAACTTCTATGTGA